One window from the genome of Mycolicibacterium gadium encodes:
- a CDS encoding TetR/AcrR family transcriptional regulator produces the protein MPSDRETLLRAAADFLGRRPNATQDEIAAAVGVSRATLHRHFAGKPALLAALDELAISEMARALDVARLHDDSAVEALRRLIAACQPVSPYLALLYSQTQEFDVDKSLEGWADIDAAITALFQRGQRDGDLRPDLTAAWLTEALYSLVAGAAWAVQVGRVAGREFDHMITELLLHGVLTS, from the coding sequence ATGCCATCTGATCGCGAAACACTGCTGCGCGCCGCGGCCGACTTCCTCGGTCGCAGGCCCAATGCGACGCAGGACGAGATCGCGGCCGCGGTCGGGGTGAGCCGAGCCACACTGCATCGCCATTTCGCGGGGAAGCCGGCGCTGCTGGCCGCTTTGGACGAGCTCGCGATCAGCGAGATGGCACGTGCCCTCGACGTTGCGCGCTTGCACGATGATTCGGCCGTCGAGGCGTTGCGCAGGCTGATCGCCGCATGCCAACCGGTATCGCCCTACCTCGCACTGCTCTATAGCCAGACCCAGGAATTCGACGTCGACAAGTCGCTGGAGGGCTGGGCGGACATCGACGCCGCCATCACCGCGCTCTTCCAACGCGGCCAGCGCGACGGCGATCTCCGTCCCGACCTCACCGCGGCATGGCTGACCGAGGCGCTCTACTCACTGGTGGCAGGAGCGGCGTGGGCCGTTCAGGTCGGACGCGTCGCAGGACGCGAGTTCGACCACATGATCACCGAACTGCTATTGCACGGAGTACTGACATCATGA
- the ttfA gene encoding trehalose monomycolate transport factor TtfA, with amino-acid sequence MVPLWFTLSALCFVGAAVLLYVDIDRRRGLGRRRKSWAKSHGFDYEHESSDILKRWKRGVMSTVGDINAKNVVLGQIRGEAVFIFDLEDVATVIALHRKVGTNVVVDLRLKGIKEPRENDIWLLGAIGPRMVYSTNLDAARRACDRRMVTFAHTAPDCAEIMWNEEHWTLVSMPVTSTRAQWDEGLRTVRQFNDLLRVLPPTSQATVGQSVTRRSGSPSRPLKPAPARSEVPAGRAETPGGRYAQAPPRPEQARRPASPPQPPQSRNGRQSPHYQR; translated from the coding sequence ATGGTCCCGCTCTGGTTCACGCTGTCCGCGCTCTGTTTCGTGGGTGCGGCAGTACTTCTGTACGTCGACATCGACCGTCGACGTGGGCTGGGTCGTCGCCGCAAGTCGTGGGCGAAGTCGCACGGTTTCGACTATGAACACGAGTCGAGCGACATCCTGAAGCGCTGGAAGCGCGGTGTGATGTCGACCGTCGGCGACATCAACGCCAAGAACGTCGTCCTCGGGCAGATCCGTGGCGAAGCGGTGTTCATCTTCGACCTCGAAGACGTCGCGACCGTCATCGCCCTGCACCGCAAGGTCGGCACCAACGTCGTCGTCGATCTGCGGCTCAAGGGAATCAAAGAGCCGCGGGAAAACGACATCTGGCTGCTCGGCGCGATCGGTCCGCGGATGGTCTATTCGACCAACCTCGACGCGGCCCGCCGCGCCTGCGACCGCCGCATGGTGACGTTCGCCCACACCGCGCCGGATTGTGCGGAGATCATGTGGAACGAGGAGCACTGGACGCTGGTCTCGATGCCGGTGACCAGCACGCGGGCCCAGTGGGATGAGGGCCTGCGCACCGTGCGCCAGTTCAACGACCTGCTGCGCGTGCTGCCACCGACGTCGCAGGCCACCGTCGGTCAGTCCGTGACGCGCCGCAGCGGGTCGCCGAGCCGTCCGCTCAAGCCGGCGCCCGCACGCTCCGAGGTGCCTGCAGGCAGGGCCGAGACTCCAGGCGGCAGGTATGCCCAGGCGCCCCCGCGACCCGAACAGGCTCGTCGGCCCGCGTCGCCCCCGCAGCCACCGCAGTCGCGCAACGGACGGCAGTCCCCGCACTATCAGCGGTAA
- a CDS encoding TrmH family RNA methyltransferase, whose protein sequence is MSEAGPTEWGESPGVGPWQGPLPDDPRYDPALLRDGDTRNVVDAYRYWTREAIIADIDTRRHPLHIAIENFGNDANIGAVVRTANAFAVDTVHIVGRRRWNRRGAMVTDRYQRLCHHDTTEALLAFAVDAGLTVVAVDNVPGAARLEDVELPRACLLVFGQEGPGITFQASAGAELTVSIAQFGSTRSINAGVAAGIAMHSWIRTHADLDRAW, encoded by the coding sequence GTGAGTGAGGCGGGTCCGACCGAGTGGGGCGAGAGTCCCGGGGTAGGCCCGTGGCAAGGTCCGCTGCCCGACGATCCCCGTTACGACCCCGCGCTGCTGCGGGACGGCGACACCCGCAATGTCGTTGATGCATATCGGTATTGGACGCGCGAAGCGATCATCGCCGATATCGACACCCGTAGGCATCCCCTGCACATCGCGATCGAGAACTTCGGTAACGACGCCAACATCGGTGCGGTGGTCCGAACGGCCAACGCGTTCGCGGTGGACACCGTGCACATCGTGGGTCGCCGCCGGTGGAATCGGCGCGGAGCAATGGTGACCGATCGTTACCAGCGGCTGTGCCATCACGACACCACCGAAGCACTGCTGGCCTTCGCCGTCGATGCGGGGCTGACCGTTGTCGCCGTCGACAACGTGCCGGGTGCCGCGCGGCTGGAGGACGTCGAGTTACCGCGGGCATGCCTGCTGGTGTTCGGGCAGGAAGGTCCGGGCATCACCTTTCAGGCCAGTGCCGGTGCCGAATTGACGGTGTCGATCGCACAATTCGGCTCCACCCGCAGCATCAACGCCGGAGTCGCCGCGGGCATCGCCATGCACAGCTGGATCCGAACGCACGCCGACCTCGACCGGGCCTGGTAG
- a CDS encoding glycoside hydrolase family 76 protein has protein sequence MDQLWANRAASAEAAIAKRHLKKLWAIPGTQLGVVAWPATRKYRLFGTWHYWWQAHLLDCLVDAQVRDPQPERQQKIARQIRGHRLRNNLRWTNDYYDDMAWLAIALERAGRLTGVERPRALDTLSEQFLNSWVPEDGGGIPWRKQDQFFNAPANGPAAIFLARHDRLRRAQQMSDWLDETLIDPETHLVFDGIKGGSMVRAQYTYCQGVVLGLETELAMRTEDADHAKRVHRLVAAVRDNMASEGIIRGAGGGDGGLFNGILARYLALVATSLPQHDDDDAAARDTATKLVLTSAEAAWDNRQTVEGLPLFAAFWERTAEIPTAAGEEAQFVEGAVNASQVPERDLSVQLAGWMLMEAAHAVSDT, from the coding sequence ATGGATCAGCTATGGGCCAACCGCGCAGCCAGCGCAGAGGCCGCGATCGCAAAGCGGCATCTGAAAAAGCTGTGGGCCATACCGGGAACACAGCTGGGCGTCGTCGCCTGGCCGGCGACGCGCAAGTACCGGCTGTTCGGTACCTGGCACTACTGGTGGCAGGCCCATCTACTGGACTGCCTGGTCGACGCGCAAGTGCGCGACCCGCAGCCCGAACGCCAGCAGAAGATCGCCAGGCAGATCAGGGGCCACCGGCTACGCAACAACCTGCGCTGGACCAACGACTATTACGACGACATGGCGTGGCTGGCAATCGCGCTCGAACGGGCGGGGCGCCTCACAGGTGTCGAGCGCCCCAGGGCGCTGGACACACTGTCCGAGCAGTTTCTCAACTCGTGGGTGCCCGAGGACGGCGGCGGAATTCCATGGCGCAAACAAGACCAGTTCTTCAACGCCCCGGCCAACGGTCCGGCGGCGATCTTCCTTGCCCGCCACGACCGGCTGCGCCGGGCTCAGCAGATGTCGGACTGGCTCGACGAGACGCTGATCGATCCGGAGACCCACCTGGTGTTCGACGGGATCAAGGGCGGGTCGATGGTGCGCGCGCAGTACACCTACTGCCAGGGAGTGGTGCTCGGCCTGGAAACCGAACTCGCGATGCGCACCGAGGACGCCGACCACGCCAAGCGGGTGCACCGACTGGTCGCCGCGGTACGCGACAACATGGCTTCCGAGGGCATCATCCGGGGTGCGGGTGGCGGTGACGGCGGTCTGTTCAACGGGATCCTCGCGCGCTATCTGGCGCTGGTGGCCACCTCGCTGCCGCAGCACGACGACGACGACGCGGCTGCCAGGGACACCGCGACCAAGCTGGTACTGACGTCGGCGGAGGCGGCGTGGGACAACCGGCAGACCGTCGAGGGCCTGCCGCTGTTCGCGGCGTTCTGGGAGCGCACCGCCGAGATACCCACTGCGGCAGGTGAGGAGGCCCAGTTCGTCGAGGGTGCTGTCAACGCGTCGCAGGTTCCAGAGCGCGATCTGTCCGTTCAGCTGGCAGGGTGGATGCTCATGGAAGCGGCCCACGCGGTATCCGACACGTGA
- a CDS encoding SDR family NAD(P)-dependent oxidoreductase, with amino-acid sequence MSRPVALITGPTSGLGAGFAHRYAVDGYDLVLVARDAKRLDALAAELHDEAGANIEVLVADLAQAADRSKVADRLAAGVRVLVNNAGFGTSGEFWTADLAVLQSQLDVNVTAVMHLTHAAMPPMLAAGEGTVINVASVAGLLPGRGSTYSASKAWVVAFSEGLANGLGGTGVGVHALCPGFVHTEFHERAGIDMANTPSFLWLEVDDVVRETMADVARGKVVIVPGLQYKALTTGGRMVPRNVVRAVTKVVGRGRDRT; translated from the coding sequence ATGTCACGCCCCGTCGCCCTGATCACCGGACCTACGTCGGGGTTGGGCGCAGGGTTCGCCCATAGATATGCCGTGGACGGCTACGACCTCGTGCTCGTCGCGCGCGATGCGAAGCGTCTCGACGCGCTGGCCGCCGAACTGCACGACGAGGCAGGCGCGAACATCGAGGTGCTGGTCGCCGATCTGGCGCAGGCCGCCGATCGGTCGAAGGTGGCCGACCGGCTCGCCGCCGGTGTGCGCGTTCTGGTCAACAACGCGGGTTTCGGAACCTCCGGCGAATTCTGGACCGCAGACCTCGCGGTGCTGCAGTCCCAACTGGATGTCAACGTCACGGCGGTCATGCATCTGACGCACGCGGCGATGCCGCCGATGCTGGCGGCCGGCGAAGGCACCGTGATCAACGTGGCCAGCGTGGCCGGACTGCTGCCTGGGCGGGGTTCGACGTACTCGGCCTCCAAAGCCTGGGTGGTCGCATTCTCCGAGGGCCTTGCCAACGGCCTGGGTGGCACCGGCGTCGGCGTGCATGCGCTGTGCCCCGGTTTCGTGCACACCGAATTCCATGAGCGAGCGGGCATCGACATGGCGAACACGCCGTCGTTCCTGTGGCTGGAGGTGGACGACGTGGTCCGCGAGACGATGGCCGATGTCGCACGGGGCAAGGTGGTGATCGTGCCCGGCTTGCAGTACAAGGCACTGACCACCGGCGGCCGCATGGTGCCGCGAAACGTGGTGCGGGCGGTGACGAAAGTCGTTGGCCGGGGCCGGGATAGAACCTGA
- a CDS encoding alpha/beta hydrolase domain-containing protein, with the protein MRITSLPGRPSLLLGAYDLATLGYGAEEFVISGTARSYATDETADYTTRVVVCRPNGAFNGTAVVEWLNVSGGVDAPAVWLMAHREIARAGYAYVAVSAQYVGVEGGDNLMGIDMSLKAQDRERYSQLNHPGDQFAYDIYSQVGRVVSEGRIDSLQPEAVLAVGESQSAMFLTTYVNEVDAVAEVFDGFLVHSRFGPAAPLGGGSALEESRPAPFRDDLRVPVLSVITETDLVDGHLLGYHHARRPDDDRLRVWEIPGTAHADNYTIRVGFIDDGSMPLEGLVAAYAPTKELMGTNLSYYINFAPQHHYVLQAAIAALNDWVRTGAAAATAQPLALTDGDIPALVLDDHGLAVGGVRTPWVDVPIARTSGLAPDESPMSFLFGTGEVFDDGTVRALYPGGAADYLARFSDALDRAIEAGFLVAADRSEIIALAEASFPDVTSL; encoded by the coding sequence ATGCGCATCACATCCCTTCCCGGTAGACCCAGCCTGCTCCTCGGCGCCTACGACCTGGCCACACTGGGTTACGGCGCCGAGGAGTTCGTCATCTCGGGGACCGCACGCTCGTATGCCACCGACGAGACGGCGGACTACACCACCCGCGTCGTGGTGTGCCGCCCGAACGGCGCGTTCAACGGCACCGCCGTAGTCGAATGGCTCAACGTCAGCGGCGGCGTCGACGCACCCGCGGTCTGGCTGATGGCGCATCGCGAGATCGCGCGCGCGGGCTACGCCTACGTCGCGGTGTCCGCCCAGTACGTCGGCGTCGAGGGCGGTGACAACCTGATGGGCATCGACATGTCGCTGAAAGCCCAGGACCGCGAACGCTATTCGCAGCTCAACCATCCGGGTGACCAGTTCGCCTATGACATCTACTCCCAGGTCGGCCGGGTGGTCAGTGAGGGTCGCATCGACAGTTTGCAGCCGGAAGCGGTTCTCGCGGTGGGGGAATCGCAGTCGGCGATGTTTCTGACCACCTATGTGAACGAGGTGGATGCGGTCGCTGAAGTTTTTGATGGCTTCCTCGTGCACTCGCGCTTCGGTCCCGCCGCTCCGCTAGGGGGCGGTAGTGCGCTGGAAGAGTCACGGCCCGCGCCGTTCCGGGACGATCTGCGGGTCCCGGTGCTGTCGGTCATCACCGAAACCGATCTGGTCGACGGCCATCTGCTCGGTTACCACCACGCCCGCAGACCCGACGACGACAGGTTGCGGGTGTGGGAGATACCCGGCACTGCGCACGCCGACAACTACACGATTCGGGTCGGCTTCATCGACGACGGCTCGATGCCGTTGGAGGGCCTGGTCGCGGCCTACGCACCCACGAAGGAGTTGATGGGGACGAACCTGTCGTACTACATCAACTTCGCGCCCCAGCATCACTACGTACTGCAGGCCGCGATCGCGGCCCTGAACGACTGGGTTCGAACCGGCGCGGCTGCCGCCACAGCGCAGCCGCTGGCCCTCACCGACGGGGACATCCCGGCGCTGGTGCTCGACGATCACGGACTGGCCGTCGGTGGAGTCCGTACGCCGTGGGTCGACGTGCCGATTGCGCGGACATCGGGCCTCGCGCCCGACGAGAGCCCCATGTCGTTCCTGTTCGGTACCGGGGAGGTGTTCGACGACGGCACGGTGCGCGCGCTCTACCCCGGCGGCGCCGCCGACTACCTGGCGCGTTTCAGCGACGCGCTGGATCGCGCGATCGAGGCGGGATTCCTCGTGGCGGCTGACCGGAGCGAGATCATCGCGCTCGCCGAGGCGTCTTTTCCGGATGTGACGAGCCTGTGA